The Puntigrus tetrazona isolate hp1 chromosome 16, ASM1883169v1, whole genome shotgun sequence genome includes a region encoding these proteins:
- the lratd2b gene encoding protein LRATD2, whose product MIRQNAHRTLVLNSNYSPIKRRHGLRPELGSKAGLRVAFLKSPLRDQHRWDAKLFTRVSVMGNQVEKLTHLNYNELPTTDPNGLDLEDDAPRIGVSYIFSADDDEQEENIDESEKEDVKHYDCRNELESAVYYRDECIYERNSRFGEVGTLSCENLASKCKPGDLVEFVALGQYPHWAVCVGDLQVVHLHRNEIKCEFLFDAGQGKRGRIVNELYKFRALSPDVVVQNATEQVGAKERDVCWKNSECFAAWCRFGKREFKTGGEIRIGKQPYKMKLQLSEKKSHVLDFQSLEDLIMEKRRNDQMGRESVVQELENHLNCTEDTENDYNCN is encoded by the coding sequence ATGATACGCCAAAACGCACATCGCACACTTGTTCTAAACAGCAATTATTCGCCGATAAAAAGGAGACATGGACTTAGACCCGAACTGGGCTCCAAAGCCGGATTACGTGTCGCGTTTTTGAAATCTCCCCTCCGCGACCAACACAGGTGGGACGCGAAACTGTTCACGCGAGTTTCTGTTATGGGCAATCAAGTGGAGAAACTTACCCATTTGAATTACAATGAATTACCCACGACCGACCCTAACGGATTGGACCTGGAGGACGACGCTCCGCGGATCGGCGTGTCTTATATTTTCTCCGCGGACGACGACGAGCAAGAGGAGAACATCGACGAGAGCGAGAAGGAAGACGTCAAACACTACGACTGCCGCAACGAATTAGAAAGCGCGGTGTATTATCGCGACGAGTGCATATACGAGAGGAATAGCAGGTTCGGTGAAGTGGGAACCCTGTCGTGTGAAAACTTGGCGAGTAAGTGCAAACCCGGCGACCTGGTGGAGTTCGTGGCTCTCGGGCAGTACCCGCACTGGGCAGTGTGCGTCGGCGACCTACAGGTGGTTCATTTGCACAGAAACGAGATTAAATGCGAATTTCTGTTCGATGCCGGTCAGGGCAAAAGGGGCAGAATTGTGAACGAGCTGTATAAGTTTCGCGCGCTGAGCCCGGATGTCGTGGTGCAGAACGCCACGGAGCAAGTGGGGGCGAAAGAGCGAGACGTTTGCTGGAAGAACTCCGAGTGCTTCGCTGCCTGGTGCAGGTTCGGCAAGCGCGAGTTTAAGACGGGAGGCGAGATACGAATCGGCAAGCAGCCCTACAAGATGAAGCTGCAGCTGTCGGAGAAGAAAAGTCACGTTCTGGACTTTCAGAGTTTGGAGGATCTGATCATGGAAAAGAGGAGAAACGATCAGATGGGAAGGGAATCCGTAGTTCAGGAACTGGAGAATCATTTGAATTGCACAGAAGACACTGAGAATGATTACAATTGTAACTGA